A region from the Phycodurus eques isolate BA_2022a chromosome 12, UOR_Pequ_1.1, whole genome shotgun sequence genome encodes:
- the LOC133410907 gene encoding claudin-10-like isoform X5 encodes MYQEILAFALATSGWVLVSSTLPTDYWKVSSLDGTVITTATYWSNLWKTCVTDSTGVSNCKDFPSMLALDGYIQACRGLMIAAVCLGFFGTVFALVGMKCTKIGGSDKSKARIACFAGFNFILSGLCSLSACSIYAHRITSEFFDPMFVAQKYELGAALFIGWAGSVLCVLGGGVLCFSVADCKKRSDSHRDYVYRGAASHSHVSSYQRGRGQSVSQRPPPDYSSSSRAHNFDKNVYV; translated from the exons ATGTATCAGGAGATCCTGGCCTTTGCGCTCGCCACCTCGGGATGGGTTCTGGTGTCGTCCACCCTGCCGACAGACTATTGGAAGGTGTCCTCGCTGGACGGGACGGTCATCACAACGGCGACCTACTGGTCCAACCTGTGGAAGACATGCGTCACCGACTCCACCGGGGTGTCCAACTGCAAAGACTTTCCCTCCATGCTGGCGTTGGATG GTTACATCCAGGCCTGCAGGGGGCTGATGATTGCAGCAGTGTGTCTGGGCTTTTTTGGTACCGTCTTCGCCCTGGTGGGAATGAAGTGTACCAAAATAGGAGGAAGTGACAAGAGCAAAGCCAGGATCGCGTGCTTCGCAGGTTTCAATTTTATCCTCAGCG GTCTGTGCTCCCTTTCAGCATGTTCCATCTACGCGCATCGGATAACCTCGGAATTTTTCGACCCCATGTTTGTGGCGCAGAA GTACGAGCTTGGAGCGGCGCTCTTCATTGGCTGGGCAGGTTCTGTCCTTTGTGTTCTCGGCGGAGGTGTGCTCTGCTTCTCTGTGGCAGACTGCAAGAAAAGGTCAG ACAGTCATAGAGATTATGTCTATAGAGGCGCTGCCTCACATTCGCATGTCTCCTCCTaccaaagaggaagaggacagTCTGTGAGCCAAAGGCCGCCTCCGGACTACAGCAGCTCCTCCAGGGCCCACAACTTTGATAAGAACGTATACGTGTGA
- the LOC133410907 gene encoding claudin-10-like isoform X4, which produces MYQEILAFALATSGWVLVSSTLPTDYWKVSSLDGTVITTATYWSNLWKTCVTDSTGVSNCKDFPSMLALDGYIQACRGLMIAAVCLGFFGTVFALVGMKCTKIGGSDKSKARIACFAGFNFILSGLCSLSACSIYAHRITSEFFDPMFVAQKYELGAALFIGWAGSVLCVLGGGVLCFSVADCKKSHRDYVYRGAASHSHVSSYQRGRGQSVSQRPPPDYSSSSRAHNFDKNVYV; this is translated from the exons ATGTATCAGGAGATCCTGGCCTTTGCGCTCGCCACCTCGGGATGGGTTCTGGTGTCGTCCACCCTGCCGACAGACTATTGGAAGGTGTCCTCGCTGGACGGGACGGTCATCACAACGGCGACCTACTGGTCCAACCTGTGGAAGACATGCGTCACCGACTCCACCGGGGTGTCCAACTGCAAAGACTTTCCCTCCATGCTGGCGTTGGATG GTTACATCCAGGCCTGCAGGGGGCTGATGATTGCAGCAGTGTGTCTGGGCTTTTTTGGTACCGTCTTCGCCCTGGTGGGAATGAAGTGTACCAAAATAGGAGGAAGTGACAAGAGCAAAGCCAGGATCGCGTGCTTCGCAGGTTTCAATTTTATCCTCAGCG GTCTGTGCTCCCTTTCAGCATGTTCCATCTACGCGCATCGGATAACCTCGGAATTTTTCGACCCCATGTTTGTGGCGCAGAA GTACGAGCTTGGAGCGGCGCTCTTCATTGGCTGGGCAGGTTCTGTCCTTTGTGTTCTCGGCGGAGGTGTGCTCTGCTTCTCTGTGGCAGACTGCAAGAAAAG TCATAGAGATTATGTCTATAGAGGCGCTGCCTCACATTCGCATGTCTCCTCCTaccaaagaggaagaggacagTCTGTGAGCCAAAGGCCGCCTCCGGACTACAGCAGCTCCTCCAGGGCCCACAACTTTGATAAGAACGTATACGTGTGA
- the LOC133410907 gene encoding claudin-10-like isoform X7, which yields MYQEILAFALATSGWVLVSSTLPTDYWKVSSLDGTVITTATYWSNLWKTCVTDSTGVSNCKDFPSMLALDGYIQACRGLMIAAVCLGFFGTVFALVGMKCTKIGGSDKSKARIACFAGFNFILSGLCSLSACSIYAHRITSEFFDPMFVAQKYELGAALFIGWAGSVLCVLGGGVLCFSVADCKKSSAVCLSTHSHRDYVYRGAASHSHVSSYQRGRGQSVSQRPPPDYSSSSRAHNFDKNVYV from the exons ATGTATCAGGAGATCCTGGCCTTTGCGCTCGCCACCTCGGGATGGGTTCTGGTGTCGTCCACCCTGCCGACAGACTATTGGAAGGTGTCCTCGCTGGACGGGACGGTCATCACAACGGCGACCTACTGGTCCAACCTGTGGAAGACATGCGTCACCGACTCCACCGGGGTGTCCAACTGCAAAGACTTTCCCTCCATGCTGGCGTTGGATG GTTACATCCAGGCCTGCAGGGGGCTGATGATTGCAGCAGTGTGTCTGGGCTTTTTTGGTACCGTCTTCGCCCTGGTGGGAATGAAGTGTACCAAAATAGGAGGAAGTGACAAGAGCAAAGCCAGGATCGCGTGCTTCGCAGGTTTCAATTTTATCCTCAGCG GTCTGTGCTCCCTTTCAGCATGTTCCATCTACGCGCATCGGATAACCTCGGAATTTTTCGACCCCATGTTTGTGGCGCAGAA GTACGAGCTTGGAGCGGCGCTCTTCATTGGCTGGGCAGGTTCTGTCCTTTGTGTTCTCGGCGGAGGTGTGCTCTGCTTCTCTGTGGCAGACTGCAAGAAAAG CAGCGCTGTGTGTTTGTCCACCCACAGTCATAGAGATTATGTCTATAGAGGCGCTGCCTCACATTCGCATGTCTCCTCCTaccaaagaggaagaggacagTCTGTGAGCCAAAGGCCGCCTCCGGACTACAGCAGCTCCTCCAGGGCCCACAACTTTGATAAGAACGTATACGTGTGA
- the LOC133410907 gene encoding claudin-10-like isoform X6 — translation MYQEILAFALATSGWVLVSSTLPTDYWKVSSLDGTVITTATYWSNLWKTCVTDSTGVSNCKDFPSMLALDGYIQACRGLMIAAVCLGFFGTVFALVGMKCTKIGGSDKSKARIACFAGFNFILSGLCSLSACSIYAHRITSEFFDPMFVAQKYELGAALFIGWAGSVLCVLGGGVLCFSVADCKKRSHSHRDYVYRGAASHSHVSSYQRGRGQSVSQRPPPDYSSSSRAHNFDKNVYV, via the exons ATGTATCAGGAGATCCTGGCCTTTGCGCTCGCCACCTCGGGATGGGTTCTGGTGTCGTCCACCCTGCCGACAGACTATTGGAAGGTGTCCTCGCTGGACGGGACGGTCATCACAACGGCGACCTACTGGTCCAACCTGTGGAAGACATGCGTCACCGACTCCACCGGGGTGTCCAACTGCAAAGACTTTCCCTCCATGCTGGCGTTGGATG GTTACATCCAGGCCTGCAGGGGGCTGATGATTGCAGCAGTGTGTCTGGGCTTTTTTGGTACCGTCTTCGCCCTGGTGGGAATGAAGTGTACCAAAATAGGAGGAAGTGACAAGAGCAAAGCCAGGATCGCGTGCTTCGCAGGTTTCAATTTTATCCTCAGCG GTCTGTGCTCCCTTTCAGCATGTTCCATCTACGCGCATCGGATAACCTCGGAATTTTTCGACCCCATGTTTGTGGCGCAGAA GTACGAGCTTGGAGCGGCGCTCTTCATTGGCTGGGCAGGTTCTGTCCTTTGTGTTCTCGGCGGAGGTGTGCTCTGCTTCTCTGTGGCAGACTGCAAGAAAAGGT CCCACAGTCATAGAGATTATGTCTATAGAGGCGCTGCCTCACATTCGCATGTCTCCTCCTaccaaagaggaagaggacagTCTGTGAGCCAAAGGCCGCCTCCGGACTACAGCAGCTCCTCCAGGGCCCACAACTTTGATAAGAACGTATACGTGTGA